Within Thermococcus celer Vu 13 = JCM 8558, the genomic segment TTCCCATCATCATTCACACCCGTATTATGTTAGGTGGTTTCCCTTTTAACCTCAACCCTCCAGTCGAGGAGCCTCTTCTCACCTTCAATCTTCCTGTACTCGGCGATGTCCATCGTCATCTCAAGCGTCCCCATGTAGTTCCCGCCCTTATCGAAGAGCGGCACGTACTTGATGTAAACGTACTTCGGACCGAGGTGGAGCCAGAAGGTCGCCTCGCTCTTCCTGCCCTCCTTGAAGGCCCTCAGGATCCTGTTGACGATATGGACGCTCTTCGGCGGGTGGCAGAGCTGGACCGGCCTTCCGAGCACGGAGAGGGTTCTGTCGAATATCCTCTCGCCGGGTGAGAAGAACCTGACGCGGTCGTCCCTATCGATGAACGTCACGTCAACGGGGAGTGCCTCGAATACCGCCCTGAGCTCTTCGACGTTCATATAACCAGTGCCCATGTCTACGTCGCCCTCGCGCTTGAGCTCCGATTTATCGAATTCCAGCGGTTTTCCCTTCAGTGCCTGCTGGACCTCCTTTGGAAGGCCTAGGAGCTGTTCAACGCTGAGCTCCGGGTCTATCTCCCAGGGATGGAGGGGCTTGACGTCCTCGCCGGGATCCCATGCGGGCGGGTTAACCTTGTAAAAGCCCATCTCCTCTTCCTGCTCCCTGATGGCCTTCCACTCGCCGTCTGTGAGTAGGGCCTTGAGGGTTGGGTAGTAGATGTTATTCTCCCTGAATACCATATCGCTGAGAGCGAAGGAGAGCTTCCCACCTTTCTCCACCAATCTGGAGGTGAACTCGTCCCAGGGGAGCTCGTTCTTCCTCTTCAGAAGCTCCGCAAAGTGCTTTATCATAAACCTTATCTCGTCGTGTTTCGTCCAGAGGACGGTGGCTATCGCGGTAAGTCCCCTGCGCTCGATGTACGGGAAGATCAGCATCTCCTCCCTGTTGTAGTGGGTGAAGCCGACCCCCCTGAGGTCACTGATCAGCTCCTCCAGAACGCCAAGGATCTCCTTCCCCATCCTTTCGTCCTTCGTCGAAGCTAATGTTCTCGCGTAGAGGTTCAGCATCTCGGCGTCCTTCATTATCTCCTTATTCTCAGCGTAGAGCGTCTTGAGAGGGTGGCCGTCCGGCAGGTCCCTCTCCTCGAGTTCGTCCGTTCCGGCCACGGACTCCCTGAAAAGCTCGACGTGGAGGTCGCACATCTTCGCTATGTCCTTGGCAGAGACGCCCTCCTTAACGAGTTCCTGCTCTACGATTGGAATCTCAAGGGGCGAGATACCGCTCAGAACCTGGCGGAACTCCTCTTTAAGGGTGTTAACGTCTTCCCCGTTGTGAATCCTGAGGATGAGCTTCTTCAGTTCCTCCTTCTTGTGTTCACGATTGTTTAGTAATTCGGTCACTTTATCACCTTCATGACAAGTGTCATATTAGGTACTTTTAAGTGTTTCTGGACATAGTTGCCCAGCAACGTTTATATGTCGCATGTCATAAAAGGAACGGTGATAAAAGATGATGCTCGACGTCCGTGGAGTACAGCCTCCCCAGCCGGCGATTAGGAT encodes:
- a CDS encoding DUF438 domain-containing protein, yielding MTELLNNREHKKEELKKLILRIHNGEDVNTLKEEFRQVLSGISPLEIPIVEQELVKEGVSAKDIAKMCDLHVELFRESVAGTDELEERDLPDGHPLKTLYAENKEIMKDAEMLNLYARTLASTKDERMGKEILGVLEELISDLRGVGFTHYNREEMLIFPYIERRGLTAIATVLWTKHDEIRFMIKHFAELLKRKNELPWDEFTSRLVEKGGKLSFALSDMVFRENNIYYPTLKALLTDGEWKAIREQEEEMGFYKVNPPAWDPGEDVKPLHPWEIDPELSVEQLLGLPKEVQQALKGKPLEFDKSELKREGDVDMGTGYMNVEELRAVFEALPVDVTFIDRDDRVRFFSPGERIFDRTLSVLGRPVQLCHPPKSVHIVNRILRAFKEGRKSEATFWLHLGPKYVYIKYVPLFDKGGNYMGTLEMTMDIAEYRKIEGEKRLLDWRVEVKRETT